The following coding sequences lie in one Spirosoma sp. KUDC1026 genomic window:
- a CDS encoding TolC family protein yields the protein MNINSTVRVAMLWLLTGWLLPASMAQVATQPSVGQQPTGAAASGQQPGAQQPAATGAIIAQPGVTPGTGVAVPGQPGANPSAGTPSLDGANGPVNLQPNVISTFNSGLGPSPTGLRPSGGSGNGQSFTLQQAIDFALRQNINVKNSVLDGVSAEGRIKEVKASALPQIAGSASLTDNLIIQRAFLPANFFDPNASPDAPAVPVQFGVKYSGNATINLNQVIYSPSLNVGLRAAATYRELAQRNLQGSKVTVAEQVAKAYYSVLVSLERAKLLDYNIGRLDTLLNETQALNQQGFVEKLDVQRLDVQANNLRAERQNVQNLIELSYTLLKFQMGMGVNDEITLAEQLQDRSVDDLRPLISSDPTFRYSSRIDYSTLETQIKLAEQDIELTQKGYFPTLAGFANYGYNSGRNAIGQLVTAPWLNFATVGLSLQVPIFDGFQKRYQIAQKRVTLQKAQNSGELLRNSIDLQIRQASITLNNGLQTLETQQRNRDLAQEIVRVTRIKYKEGVGSSIEVLNAEASLREAQTNYFASLYDFLIAKVDQDRALGRLYIGL from the coding sequence CGGGGCGGCTGCCAGCGGACAGCAGCCGGGCGCCCAACAGCCAGCCGCTACAGGCGCTATAATTGCGCAGCCCGGCGTAACACCCGGTACCGGAGTGGCCGTACCGGGTCAGCCCGGCGCAAATCCATCGGCTGGAACCCCTTCGCTTGATGGAGCCAATGGACCGGTCAATCTACAGCCTAACGTTATCTCGACTTTCAATTCGGGTCTGGGACCGTCACCAACGGGTTTGCGCCCCTCGGGTGGCTCGGGAAATGGTCAGTCGTTTACGTTGCAGCAAGCAATTGATTTTGCTCTCCGGCAGAATATCAACGTAAAAAATAGTGTGCTCGACGGTGTCAGCGCCGAGGGGCGAATTAAAGAGGTGAAAGCGTCGGCGCTGCCGCAGATAGCGGGTAGCGCATCGCTGACCGACAACCTGATTATTCAGCGGGCCTTTTTACCCGCCAACTTCTTCGACCCGAATGCATCGCCTGATGCGCCAGCCGTACCCGTGCAATTCGGGGTGAAATACTCCGGTAACGCGACAATAAACCTGAACCAGGTTATCTACAGCCCGAGTCTGAACGTTGGTTTGCGGGCAGCCGCTACCTACCGTGAATTGGCTCAGCGGAATCTACAGGGTAGTAAGGTCACCGTTGCCGAGCAGGTAGCCAAGGCGTATTACAGCGTGCTGGTGTCACTGGAGCGCGCGAAACTGCTTGATTACAACATCGGCCGGCTAGACACGCTCCTGAACGAAACGCAGGCGCTCAACCAGCAAGGGTTCGTGGAAAAGCTGGATGTGCAGCGGCTGGATGTGCAGGCCAACAACCTGCGCGCCGAGCGGCAGAACGTGCAGAACCTGATCGAACTGAGCTATACACTACTCAAGTTTCAGATGGGTATGGGCGTCAACGATGAAATCACGCTGGCTGAGCAGTTACAGGATCGTTCGGTAGACGATCTGCGCCCGCTGATCTCTTCTGACCCAACGTTTAGGTACAGTAGCCGAATTGATTATTCCACGCTGGAAACGCAGATCAAACTGGCTGAGCAGGATATCGAACTGACACAGAAAGGTTACTTCCCAACGCTGGCGGGCTTCGCCAACTACGGATATAACAGCGGTCGCAACGCGATTGGTCAACTTGTTACAGCCCCCTGGCTCAACTTCGCTACGGTCGGTTTGAGTCTACAGGTACCCATCTTCGACGGTTTTCAGAAACGGTACCAGATTGCCCAGAAGCGCGTAACGCTTCAGAAAGCCCAGAACAGTGGTGAATTGCTGCGTAATTCTATTGATCTGCAAATCCGGCAGGCCAGCATTACGCTCAACAACGGCCTGCAAACCCTGGAAACCCAGCAGCGTAACCGCGATCTGGCGCAGGAAATCGTGCGGGTAACGCGCATTAAGTATAAAGAAGGGGTTGGCTCAAGCATCGAAGTGCTGAACGCAGAAGCATCGCTTCGGGAAGCGCAGACGAATTACTTCGCATCGCTGTATGATTTCCTGATCGCGAAGGTCGATCAGGATAGAGCACTTGGCCGACTTTACATTGGATTATAA
- a CDS encoding efflux RND transporter periplasmic adaptor subunit yields the protein MKTYYAVILITSLLISCSSEKKESKGDLQGKQAELAELKTQQSELTKKIKELESEVARLDPKKATESRVKDVTVSPISATTFKHFVELQGTIDAKNNVQVSPKSGGVVTAVYVKEGDNVRAGQAIAKVDDQLLRESQAELKTQLSLANTVFEKQAALWKQQIGTEIQYLQAKNNKEALERRLSTLNAQIGQSVVTAPISGVVDQVTVKIGQSAAPGMSLVRVVNLSQLKVVAKVADTYSGSVQKGAPIVVRLPDLNRNLNSTISFVSTTVDPLSRTFTIEAPLPADNSLKPNMLAQVKINDQTQANAIVINQNLIQSTENGQLVYVAETEGGKKIAKARTVKTGPSYGGQIAIMSGLKAGDQLVTTGYQDLVDGQPISF from the coding sequence ATGAAAACTTATTACGCTGTTATACTGATTACGAGCTTGTTGATAAGTTGCTCGTCGGAGAAAAAAGAATCGAAAGGCGATCTTCAGGGCAAGCAAGCTGAGTTAGCAGAATTGAAAACGCAGCAATCGGAACTGACGAAAAAGATTAAGGAACTGGAATCGGAAGTGGCCCGGCTCGACCCCAAGAAAGCTACCGAAAGCCGGGTAAAGGACGTAACCGTGTCGCCAATTTCGGCTACTACGTTCAAGCATTTTGTCGAGTTGCAGGGCACCATCGACGCCAAAAATAACGTGCAGGTATCGCCGAAGTCGGGCGGAGTCGTTACGGCGGTATACGTTAAGGAAGGTGATAACGTGCGGGCCGGTCAGGCTATTGCCAAGGTCGATGATCAGTTACTACGCGAATCGCAGGCCGAGTTGAAAACACAGTTATCACTGGCTAATACAGTGTTTGAGAAGCAGGCGGCTCTCTGGAAACAGCAGATCGGCACTGAGATTCAATACCTCCAGGCCAAAAACAATAAAGAAGCCCTCGAACGGCGGCTGTCGACGCTCAATGCGCAGATTGGTCAGTCGGTCGTGACGGCCCCCATTTCGGGAGTAGTCGATCAGGTCACGGTGAAAATTGGGCAGTCGGCGGCTCCGGGCATGAGCCTGGTTCGGGTTGTAAACCTGTCGCAGTTAAAGGTCGTCGCCAAGGTGGCCGATACGTACTCGGGCAGCGTGCAGAAAGGCGCTCCAATCGTTGTGCGGCTGCCGGATCTGAACCGGAATCTGAACTCGACTATTTCGTTTGTCTCCACGACGGTTGATCCATTGAGCCGGACGTTTACCATCGAAGCCCCCCTGCCGGCTGACAATAGCCTGAAACCGAATATGCTGGCGCAGGTAAAAATCAACGATCAGACGCAGGCCAACGCTATTGTTATCAACCAGAACCTGATTCAGAGCACCGAAAATGGGCAACTGGTTTACGTTGCCGAAACCGAAGGTGGTAAAAAGATCGCGAAAGCCCGGACCGTAAAAACGGGACCGTCGTACGGTGGGCAGATTGCCATCATGTCGGGTTTGAAAGCCGGCGATCAACTGGTGACGACGGGTTACCAGGATTTAGTGGATGGGCAGCCGATTAGTTTCTAA
- a CDS encoding efflux RND transporter permease subunit, whose amino-acid sequence MKFEQYKTLGFTNWCVENRTAIYIFTFLITLGGLFVYNNLPKEQFPDIKVPQVYINTVYVGTAPADIENTINKQIEKQLKSISGVKRIKSNALQDVSVILVEFNPDVQTAEALQRVRDAIDKAKPDLPQKLDAGPTAQDVNFSEFPIMNINMAGNFSLKQLKEYAEDLQDAIEAMPEIRRVDIVGALTREIQINVDLPRMQSAGLAFTDIQQAVQGENVNVSGGELNVDGVRRTVRVKGEFTDVAQIENLQIRTATGATVRLGDIAQVQDSFEEQQDFARLNNKSVVTLNVIKRAGANLLSAADNIEKTIDEYKETRFPQGLDIKITADSSEPTRENVNDLINTVVLGFIFVVLILMFFMGVRDAIFIGLSVPLSALVAFVLMPVIGPAVGTAFTLNTIVLFAFLLGLGLVVDDAIVVIENSHRLFNENRDWNIRQAVKAAAGEVFVPVLTGTLTTIAPFFPLLFWPGIVGEFMKFLPLTLILTLFASLFVAYVINPVFAVTFMQRHDEEHKEDANPGFDEIKRPLIILTVLAGIGYVIDRGIGNLFVLFLLLYVFNHYVLTPKMILPFQERLLPALKNNYRRLISWVLTGWRSVWVVAGAFALLIATFIITGIASPNVVFFPSGEPDYIYVYNVMPVGTDARVTDSVTKVIEKRIFKVLKDNKADHIVNSVISNVGKNAGDPTNPDRSATPQKSKVTIAFKGNEEREGIPTDTILAKVRTAMKGLPGSEISVERESNGPPTGKPIAIEIAGDDFKTLSDIEKQVRQRIQQAGITGIDQLKTDLITNKPEIVIDIDRDKAEREGISSGQVALAIRTALFGTEISKFRDAKDEYPIMVRLRPDDRSQIERLLSLNVVYRDMASGGQLRQVPVTSVANISYSTTFSQINRKNQQRLVTLSSDVVPGYNANQIVGQIQQVVNDMDVPNGYTIKMGGEQEDQQESMNFLISAFGIAILLIYLILATQFNSVVKPLIIFVTIALSLIGVLLGFVIAGKTFSVIMSGVGIIALAGIVVKNGILLIEFIEELRGRGVPLREAIIDAGGIRLTPVLLTASAAVLGLIPLAFGLTIDFVSLFRDFDPHLVIGGDSAVFWNILAWTIIFGLTFSTVLTLVIVPCLYWINERVRMKWFGKKDPALEMRNQSKREEELV is encoded by the coding sequence ATGAAATTTGAACAGTACAAAACCCTCGGCTTCACAAACTGGTGCGTCGAGAACAGGACGGCGATTTACATCTTCACGTTCCTGATTACGCTTGGCGGCCTGTTCGTGTACAACAACCTGCCCAAGGAGCAATTTCCGGACATTAAGGTCCCGCAGGTGTACATTAACACGGTGTACGTGGGCACGGCCCCAGCCGACATCGAGAATACGATTAACAAGCAGATCGAGAAGCAGTTAAAGTCTATCTCGGGCGTTAAACGTATTAAGTCGAATGCGTTGCAGGACGTATCCGTTATCCTGGTTGAATTCAACCCCGACGTGCAGACGGCTGAAGCCCTGCAACGGGTCCGCGACGCCATCGATAAAGCCAAACCCGACCTGCCGCAAAAACTCGACGCGGGTCCGACGGCGCAGGACGTTAACTTCTCGGAGTTTCCGATCATGAACATCAACATGGCCGGTAACTTCTCGCTCAAGCAACTTAAAGAGTACGCCGAAGATTTGCAGGATGCTATCGAAGCCATGCCCGAAATCCGGCGTGTGGACATCGTGGGTGCGCTGACGCGCGAAATCCAGATCAACGTCGACCTACCCCGGATGCAGTCGGCTGGCTTGGCATTTACCGACATTCAGCAGGCCGTACAGGGCGAGAACGTCAACGTATCGGGAGGTGAACTGAACGTCGACGGGGTTCGGCGGACGGTGCGTGTGAAAGGTGAATTTACCGATGTCGCGCAGATCGAAAACCTGCAAATTCGCACGGCTACGGGCGCAACGGTCCGGCTCGGCGACATTGCGCAGGTACAGGACAGCTTCGAGGAGCAGCAGGATTTTGCCCGGCTGAACAACAAATCGGTCGTTACGCTGAACGTCATCAAGCGGGCGGGGGCCAACCTGCTGTCGGCGGCTGATAACATCGAGAAGACGATTGACGAGTACAAGGAGACGCGATTCCCACAGGGGCTGGACATCAAAATTACGGCCGATTCGTCGGAGCCGACCCGCGAAAACGTTAACGACCTGATCAATACCGTCGTGCTCGGTTTCATTTTCGTCGTGCTGATTCTGATGTTCTTCATGGGCGTGCGCGACGCCATTTTCATCGGCTTGTCAGTTCCGCTGTCGGCGCTGGTCGCGTTCGTACTGATGCCCGTAATTGGACCAGCGGTCGGTACAGCCTTCACGCTGAACACCATCGTACTGTTCGCCTTTCTGCTCGGTTTGGGGCTGGTGGTCGATGATGCCATTGTGGTTATCGAAAACTCGCACCGGCTCTTCAACGAAAACCGGGACTGGAACATCCGGCAGGCCGTAAAAGCGGCAGCGGGTGAGGTATTCGTGCCAGTACTTACGGGTACGCTGACGACGATCGCGCCGTTTTTTCCGCTGCTTTTCTGGCCGGGGATCGTGGGGGAATTCATGAAGTTTCTGCCCCTGACGCTGATTTTGACCCTGTTCGCGTCGCTGTTCGTGGCTTACGTCATCAACCCTGTCTTTGCTGTTACGTTCATGCAGCGGCACGATGAAGAGCACAAGGAAGATGCCAATCCGGGTTTCGACGAGATCAAACGGCCGCTGATTATTCTGACGGTATTGGCGGGCATTGGCTACGTTATCGACCGGGGTATCGGTAATCTGTTCGTGCTGTTTCTGCTGCTGTACGTCTTCAACCACTATGTGCTGACGCCGAAGATGATTCTGCCGTTTCAGGAACGGTTGCTACCAGCCCTGAAGAATAACTACCGGCGTCTGATCTCGTGGGTTCTGACGGGCTGGCGTTCGGTATGGGTCGTAGCGGGCGCGTTCGCCCTGCTGATTGCTACGTTCATCATAACGGGTATTGCGTCGCCAAACGTCGTTTTCTTCCCCAGCGGTGAGCCCGACTACATTTACGTCTACAACGTAATGCCGGTGGGTACCGACGCCCGCGTGACCGACTCGGTAACGAAAGTGATCGAGAAGCGAATTTTCAAAGTGCTGAAAGATAACAAGGCTGACCACATCGTTAACTCGGTGATCTCGAACGTCGGTAAAAATGCCGGTGACCCTACGAACCCCGACCGGTCGGCTACGCCCCAGAAATCGAAGGTGACAATTGCGTTTAAGGGTAACGAGGAGCGCGAAGGCATTCCAACGGATACGATTCTGGCAAAGGTCAGGACGGCAATGAAGGGCTTGCCGGGTAGTGAAATCTCGGTCGAGCGTGAGTCCAACGGCCCACCAACGGGTAAGCCCATCGCCATCGAGATCGCGGGCGACGATTTCAAAACGCTCAGTGACATTGAGAAACAGGTGCGTCAGCGAATTCAGCAGGCGGGTATTACAGGAATTGACCAACTGAAAACGGACTTGATTACCAACAAACCTGAAATCGTCATCGACATCGACCGCGACAAAGCTGAGCGCGAAGGTATCTCGTCAGGACAAGTGGCACTGGCCATTCGGACGGCCCTTTTTGGTACGGAAATCTCCAAATTCCGCGATGCCAAAGACGAATACCCAATTATGGTCCGGCTGCGCCCCGACGATCGGAGTCAGATCGAGCGGCTGCTGAGCCTGAACGTCGTATACCGCGATATGGCCTCGGGTGGACAACTGCGGCAGGTGCCCGTTACGTCGGTGGCCAACATCAGCTACTCGACTACGTTCAGCCAGATCAACCGCAAGAATCAGCAGCGGCTGGTTACGCTCAGTTCGGACGTAGTGCCGGGCTATAATGCCAATCAGATTGTCGGTCAGATTCAGCAGGTCGTCAACGACATGGACGTGCCGAATGGTTATACAATCAAGATGGGTGGTGAACAGGAAGACCAGCAGGAGTCGATGAACTTCCTGATTTCGGCCTTTGGGATCGCTATCCTACTGATTTATCTGATCTTGGCGACGCAGTTCAACTCGGTAGTGAAGCCGCTGATTATCTTCGTCACCATCGCCCTCTCGCTGATTGGCGTGCTGCTGGGCTTCGTTATTGCGGGTAAAACGTTCTCGGTTATCATGTCGGGCGTGGGTATCATTGCCCTAGCCGGTATTGTGGTGAAGAACGGGATTCTGCTCATTGAATTTATTGAGGAACTGCGTGGGCGGGGTGTTCCCCTGCGGGAAGCGATCATCGACGCGGGCGGCATTCGTCTGACGCCGGTATTGCTCACTGCGTCGGCCGCCGTGCTGGGCCTGATTCCGCTGGCGTTCGGCCTGACGATCGATTTCGTCAGCCTGTTCCGCGACTTCGACCCGCACCTCGTCATCGGTGGTGATTCGGCCGTGTTCTGGAATATTCTGGCCTGGACAATCATCTTCGGGCTAACCTTCTCAACCGTGCTGACGCTGGTAATCGTGCCCTGTCTGTACTGGATCAACGAACGCGTCCGGATGAAGTGGTTCGGCAAGAAAGACCCCGCGCTGGAAATGCGGAATCAATCAAAACGCGAAGAAGAACTCGTGTAG
- a CDS encoding metallophosphoesterase, whose translation MNRTAFFFALPAFMLLIDWYVWQAVRTLMRSTSETTQRSITFIYWGFTVFALLLYVAMQYLPPDSIGKNTRTFLWATIAIPYFSKIFAVLIIFIDDIGRFFKWLVSLFYKPEVGEAVVNNSREATPTTTTVPSDTISRSDFLMKTALITSAIPLVGFTWGIVSGAHDYRIRRIKLPLKNLPSGFDGMTIAQISDIHSGSFFNRTAVKGGVEMLLGQKPDMVFFTGDLVNSHAEEVNEFITIFDKVKAPLGVYSTLGNHDYGKYVQWSSPQAERQNVLNVIAAHKQMGWNIMLDENKILEQNGDKIALIGVQNLGFGPAALRAGNLAKAYEGTQDYPVKLLLSHDPTHWDAQVRPQYSDIDVTFSGHTHGAQFGVEIGDVRWSPAQYFYKQWAGLYQEGDQRLYVNRGYGYIGYPGRVGILPEITIFELTKA comes from the coding sequence ATGAACCGTACTGCGTTTTTCTTTGCTCTGCCTGCCTTTATGCTACTGATTGACTGGTACGTATGGCAGGCCGTTCGGACCCTGATGCGATCGACTAGTGAAACAACCCAACGGTCTATCACCTTTATCTATTGGGGATTCACTGTATTTGCGCTGCTGCTGTACGTAGCGATGCAGTACCTGCCACCTGATTCAATCGGTAAGAACACCCGGACGTTCCTATGGGCTACGATCGCGATCCCTTACTTTTCCAAAATCTTCGCCGTTCTGATCATTTTCATTGATGATATCGGCCGGTTTTTTAAGTGGCTTGTTTCGCTGTTTTATAAACCCGAAGTCGGGGAAGCCGTTGTTAATAATTCCCGGGAGGCAACTCCAACCACCACCACGGTGCCGAGTGACACGATCTCGCGTTCTGATTTTCTGATGAAGACGGCGCTCATAACCAGCGCTATTCCGTTGGTTGGCTTTACGTGGGGAATTGTTTCCGGGGCGCATGACTACCGCATTCGCCGGATCAAACTACCACTGAAAAATCTGCCTTCTGGTTTCGACGGCATGACCATCGCTCAGATTTCGGATATTCACTCGGGTAGCTTTTTCAACCGAACAGCCGTGAAAGGGGGTGTTGAAATGCTGCTGGGTCAGAAGCCGGATATGGTGTTTTTTACGGGCGATCTGGTAAACAGCCACGCCGAGGAAGTGAACGAGTTTATTACCATTTTCGACAAGGTGAAAGCGCCCCTGGGTGTTTACTCTACGCTGGGTAACCACGATTATGGTAAATACGTGCAGTGGTCTAGTCCGCAGGCCGAGCGCCAGAACGTACTCAACGTGATTGCGGCTCATAAGCAGATGGGCTGGAATATCATGCTCGACGAAAACAAAATTCTGGAGCAGAACGGCGATAAAATAGCGCTGATTGGCGTGCAGAATCTTGGTTTCGGCCCCGCTGCGCTTCGGGCTGGTAACCTGGCCAAAGCCTATGAAGGAACGCAGGACTACCCCGTAAAACTGCTACTCTCCCACGACCCTACCCACTGGGATGCCCAGGTACGTCCGCAGTATTCTGATATTGACGTAACGTTCAGCGGTCATACGCACGGCGCGCAGTTCGGCGTCGAAATAGGCGATGTTCGCTGGAGTCCGGCGCAGTATTTTTATAAGCAATGGGCAGGTCTGTATCAGGAAGGGGATCAGCGATTGTACGTGAACCGGGGTTACGGGTACATTGGCTATCCGGGTCGCGTTGGAATTCTACCTGAAATTACCATCTTTGAATTGACCAAAGCTTGA
- a CDS encoding dienelactone hydrolase family protein, whose translation MKIVFITGLSFFMSMFSWLTPKPEETSTIPVCHTAGNDMSAMAADEAFQKLHANPVAFTYKGAGEMVNFSAPDGKPAQGFLLKSKKKSDKWLLVYQEWWGLNDYVKQQAEAYYNDLKDVNVLAVDMYDGKVATERAEAGKLMQGADKNRLTSIMKGAIGYAGPSAEIASVGWCFGGMLSLQSALLEGKKAKGCVMYYGRPEQDVDKLKTLNTDVLGIFGSRDKGISTDMVKEFEGNMHKAGETVTIKMYDADHAFANPSNPIYDKEAAADAYKLSLNYLKDRLKA comes from the coding sequence ATGAAAATCGTTTTTATTACTGGTCTCTCCTTCTTTATGTCAATGTTTTCCTGGTTGACCCCAAAACCGGAAGAAACCAGCACCATTCCCGTTTGCCATACGGCAGGTAACGATATGTCGGCGATGGCGGCTGACGAAGCGTTTCAGAAACTACACGCTAATCCAGTCGCTTTTACGTACAAAGGCGCGGGTGAGATGGTTAATTTTTCGGCTCCAGATGGTAAACCTGCGCAGGGGTTTCTGCTGAAATCGAAAAAGAAATCAGATAAGTGGCTCCTCGTTTATCAGGAGTGGTGGGGGCTGAATGACTACGTCAAACAACAGGCGGAAGCCTATTATAACGATCTGAAAGATGTGAACGTCCTGGCGGTTGACATGTATGATGGTAAAGTGGCTACCGAACGGGCCGAAGCCGGAAAGCTGATGCAGGGCGCCGATAAGAACCGCCTGACCAGCATCATGAAAGGAGCTATCGGCTACGCAGGTCCTAGTGCCGAGATTGCCAGTGTAGGCTGGTGCTTTGGTGGAATGTTGTCGCTCCAGTCTGCCCTGCTGGAAGGCAAAAAGGCGAAAGGTTGCGTCATGTATTACGGACGGCCCGAGCAGGATGTGGACAAATTGAAAACGCTGAATACTGACGTACTGGGTATTTTTGGTAGTCGCGACAAAGGCATTTCGACTGACATGGTGAAGGAGTTCGAAGGAAACATGCACAAAGCGGGCGAAACCGTTACGATCAAAATGTACGATGCTGACCACGCATTTGCGAATCCGAGCAACCCAATTTACGACAAAGAAGCCGCAGCCGATGCCTACAAACTGTCGTTAAATTACCTAAAGGACAGACTGAAGGCATAA
- a CDS encoding gamma-glutamylcyclotransferase, whose translation MATDSDFLFVYGTLGPSFTNPHATLLHQNSQYVGPGTLAGLLADLGNYPGVIHDSSAITVVHGFIYNIGTRKTELLKTLDEYEGIGPDFPEPQEYVRTIVPISNDGTLIPCWTYLYNLSIHTQLLINSGDYALFLSDQQQKSRLR comes from the coding sequence GTGGCTACCGATTCTGACTTCTTGTTTGTGTACGGTACGCTGGGTCCATCATTTACGAACCCACATGCGACGTTACTGCATCAAAACAGCCAATACGTCGGACCCGGAACGCTGGCTGGTTTACTGGCCGATCTAGGTAACTATCCTGGCGTCATCCACGATAGTAGCGCAATAACGGTTGTTCATGGTTTCATATACAATATTGGTACCAGAAAAACGGAGTTACTGAAAACGCTGGATGAGTACGAAGGGATCGGGCCCGATTTTCCGGAACCACAGGAATACGTCCGCACAATCGTCCCAATAAGTAACGACGGTACACTAATTCCCTGCTGGACGTATCTATACAATCTGAGTATTCATACCCAATTACTCATTAACTCTGGCGACTATGCCTTGTTTCTGAGCGATCAACAACAAAAAAGCCGACTCAGGTGA
- the typA gene encoding translational GTPase TypA → MQSIRNIAIIAHVDHGKTTLVDKIIHASKLFRDNQEFGDLILDNNDLERERGITIVSKNVSVRYKDVKINIIDTPGHSDFGGEVERVLKMADGVCLLVDAFEGAMPQTRFVLSKALQLGLKPIVIVNKVDKENCRPDEVHEEVFDLMFNLGATEDQLDFPTVYGSSKQGWMGPDWKNPTDDITYLLDTIVATIPAAPVNEGLPQMQITSLDFSAFVGRIAIGRVHRGTLKEGANMALVKSDGSVKKVKIKELQIFEGLGKQKVSEVQCGDICAVTGLEDFEIGDTLTDAENPEALERIAVDEPTMNMLFTINNSPFFGKEGKFVTSRHLRDRLYKEIEKNLALRVETTDSEDRFLVYGRGILHLSVLIETMRREGYELQVGQPQVLYKQDEDGNRLEPVETLVVDVPEETAGKVIELATQRKGELLIMEPKGDLQHLEFEIPSRGLIGLRSNVLTATFGEAVMSHRFKEYQPYKGPIPERINGSLISMTSGAATAYSIDKLQDRGSFFVEPGDEVYTGMVIGEHNRQNDIVVNVQTAKQLTNMRASGSDTNVKIAPKISLSLEESMEYIQKDEYLEVTPKSMRIRKIYLDENERKRNQSKFAMA, encoded by the coding sequence ATGCAATCAATTCGCAACATAGCAATTATCGCCCACGTTGACCACGGCAAAACTACCCTGGTTGATAAGATTATCCATGCATCGAAGCTCTTCCGGGACAACCAGGAATTCGGCGATCTGATTCTGGATAACAACGATCTAGAGCGGGAACGGGGTATCACCATCGTATCTAAAAACGTATCCGTTCGGTACAAAGATGTAAAAATCAATATCATCGATACACCGGGCCACAGTGATTTCGGCGGTGAGGTTGAACGGGTTCTTAAAATGGCCGACGGCGTTTGCCTGCTGGTCGATGCCTTCGAAGGTGCCATGCCGCAGACGCGCTTTGTGTTGAGTAAAGCGCTGCAACTGGGCCTGAAACCTATCGTTATCGTCAACAAAGTCGATAAAGAAAACTGCCGCCCGGACGAAGTTCACGAAGAAGTCTTCGACCTGATGTTCAACCTGGGTGCTACCGAAGATCAGCTGGACTTCCCAACGGTCTATGGTTCGTCGAAACAGGGCTGGATGGGTCCAGACTGGAAAAACCCAACTGACGATATTACGTATCTGCTTGATACGATTGTCGCTACCATTCCGGCTGCACCTGTCAACGAAGGTCTGCCCCAAATGCAGATCACGTCGCTCGATTTCTCGGCATTCGTTGGTCGGATCGCCATTGGTCGCGTGCACCGGGGAACGCTGAAAGAAGGTGCTAATATGGCGCTGGTAAAATCAGACGGTTCGGTCAAGAAAGTAAAAATTAAAGAACTTCAGATCTTTGAAGGTCTGGGTAAACAGAAGGTGTCCGAAGTGCAGTGCGGTGATATCTGTGCTGTAACGGGTCTGGAAGATTTCGAAATTGGTGATACGCTGACTGACGCCGAAAATCCAGAAGCGCTCGAACGCATCGCTGTCGATGAGCCAACGATGAACATGCTGTTCACGATCAATAACTCACCTTTCTTCGGCAAAGAAGGTAAGTTCGTGACGTCGCGTCACCTGCGTGACCGGCTTTACAAAGAGATCGAAAAAAACCTGGCTCTGCGCGTAGAAACGACCGACAGCGAAGACCGCTTTCTTGTCTACGGCCGGGGTATTCTTCACTTGTCGGTTCTGATCGAAACGATGCGTCGCGAAGGATATGAGCTGCAGGTTGGTCAGCCTCAAGTGTTGTACAAGCAGGATGAAGATGGTAACCGTCTGGAGCCGGTTGAAACGCTGGTTGTTGACGTACCGGAAGAAACCGCTGGTAAGGTTATCGAACTGGCAACCCAGCGGAAAGGTGAACTGCTGATCATGGAGCCAAAAGGCGATTTACAACACCTTGAGTTCGAGATTCCATCACGTGGTCTGATTGGTCTGCGGTCGAATGTACTGACGGCTACTTTCGGTGAAGCGGTTATGAGCCACCGGTTCAAAGAGTATCAACCTTACAAAGGACCGATCCCTGAGCGGATCAATGGCTCGCTGATTTCGATGACGAGTGGTGCTGCTACGGCTTACTCGATCGATAAATTGCAGGATCGTGGTTCGTTCTTTGTTGAGCCAGGTGACGAAGTATACACGGGTATGGTAATCGGCGAGCACAACCGCCAGAACGATATCGTAGTGAACGTGCAGACGGCGAAACAGCTGACGAACATGCGGGCTTCCGGTTCGGACACGAACGTGAAAATTGCGCCAAAAATCTCGTTGTCGCTGGAAGAATCGATGGAGTATATCCAGAAAGATGAATACCTCGAAGTAACACCTAAGTCGATGCGTATTCGTAAAATCTATCTGGACGAGAATGAGCGCAAGCGCAATCAGAGCAAATTCGCAATGGCTTAA